The following coding sequences are from one Geodermatophilus normandii window:
- the pknB gene encoding Stk1 family PASTA domain-containing Ser/Thr kinase: MDTAVTDPVVGLVLEGRYRLEERLARGGMSTVYAATDLRLHRTVAVKVMAEHLAHDPTFVDRFTREARAAAMLSHPSVVSVSDQGADQGLVFLVMELVRGRTLRDLLQARGRLTVAEAFAVLEPVLAGLSAAHRAGIVHRDVKPENVLIGHDGTVKVADFGLARALTGTGQTSHTGGVLIGTVAYLSPEQLERGRADARSDVYAAGLVLFEMLTGHPPYGGDTPLAVAYQHVHHDVPLPSAEAPTVPWQVDELVKRTTRREPAVRPLDAGAFLADLEDVRSDLGLARVPVPTGRSSAGPATIRPTNRPSRRHPSDPGEGSDPGTEVLGGRSSRAGRTSLLPAVGTGSTADVGGRRPAPPQRPGVAPQVRRRRARLAVAVVLLLAITVGAVGWWMGSGRWTEVPTLVGSDRAAAVDLLQEAGLDPVFAEEEFSETVPEGVVISADPEGGEAIRNSDVELVVSKGPERFVVPTDLVGQPIEVVRERLTGIPVVPTEQQDYDDDVPVGSVTGFEPEAGTEVRRGDPVTVYVSRGRAPVAVANVVGQPADAAEANLEAQGFSVVRTTGRSADVPTEAVMAVSPAPGTEAPYGSEVTIQVSEGVPQVTVPDVSGERAADAIATLEAAGLEVTTSTFITGDRVYRQSPGPGTVVDQGSEVNLLLSFG; the protein is encoded by the coding sequence GTGGACACCGCCGTGACCGACCCCGTGGTCGGCCTGGTCCTCGAGGGGCGCTACCGCCTCGAGGAGCGGCTGGCCCGCGGCGGCATGTCCACCGTCTACGCCGCCACCGACCTGCGGCTGCACCGCACGGTGGCGGTCAAGGTCATGGCCGAGCACCTGGCGCACGACCCGACCTTCGTCGACCGGTTCACCCGCGAGGCGCGCGCCGCGGCGATGCTCAGCCACCCCAGCGTGGTCTCGGTGAGCGACCAGGGCGCCGACCAGGGCCTGGTCTTCCTCGTCATGGAGCTCGTGCGCGGCCGCACGCTGCGCGACCTGCTGCAGGCGCGCGGGCGGCTCACCGTCGCCGAGGCCTTCGCCGTCCTCGAGCCGGTGCTGGCCGGGCTGTCGGCGGCGCACCGGGCCGGGATCGTGCACCGCGACGTCAAGCCGGAGAACGTCCTCATCGGCCACGACGGGACGGTGAAGGTCGCCGACTTCGGCCTGGCCCGCGCCCTCACCGGCACCGGGCAGACCAGCCACACCGGCGGCGTGCTCATCGGCACGGTCGCCTACCTCTCGCCCGAGCAGCTCGAGCGCGGCCGCGCCGACGCCCGCAGCGACGTCTACGCCGCCGGGCTCGTGCTCTTCGAGATGCTCACCGGCCACCCGCCCTACGGCGGGGACACCCCGCTGGCGGTGGCCTACCAGCACGTGCACCACGACGTCCCGCTGCCGTCGGCCGAGGCGCCGACCGTGCCCTGGCAGGTCGACGAGCTGGTCAAGCGGACCACCCGCCGCGAGCCCGCCGTCCGCCCGCTCGACGCCGGTGCCTTCCTCGCCGACCTCGAGGACGTCCGCAGCGACCTGGGCCTGGCCCGCGTGCCGGTGCCCACCGGGCGCAGCTCGGCCGGCCCGGCCACCATCCGCCCGACCAACCGGCCCTCCCGGCGGCACCCCAGCGACCCCGGGGAGGGCAGTGACCCGGGCACCGAGGTGCTCGGCGGCCGCTCCTCGCGCGCCGGCCGCACCAGCCTGCTGCCCGCCGTGGGCACCGGCTCCACCGCCGACGTCGGCGGCCGGCGGCCGGCCCCTCCGCAGCGCCCCGGCGTGGCTCCGCAGGTCCGGCGCCGCCGCGCCCGGCTGGCGGTCGCGGTCGTGCTGCTCCTGGCGATCACCGTCGGCGCCGTCGGCTGGTGGATGGGCTCGGGGCGCTGGACCGAGGTCCCCACGCTGGTGGGCAGCGACCGCGCGGCCGCCGTCGACCTGCTGCAGGAGGCCGGGCTGGACCCCGTCTTCGCCGAGGAGGAGTTCAGCGAGACCGTGCCCGAGGGCGTGGTCATCTCCGCCGACCCCGAGGGTGGCGAGGCCATCCGCAACAGCGACGTCGAGCTCGTCGTCTCCAAGGGACCCGAGCGCTTCGTCGTGCCGACCGACCTCGTCGGGCAGCCGATCGAGGTGGTGCGCGAGAGGCTGACCGGCATCCCCGTCGTCCCCACCGAGCAGCAGGACTACGACGACGACGTCCCCGTCGGCTCGGTCACCGGCTTCGAGCCCGAGGCCGGGACGGAGGTCCGGCGCGGTGACCCGGTGACCGTGTACGTCAGCCGCGGCCGCGCGCCGGTCGCGGTCGCCAACGTCGTGGGCCAGCCCGCCGACGCCGCGGAGGCGAACCTCGAGGCGCAGGGGTTCAGCGTCGTCCGCACCACGGGCCGCAGCGCCGACGTCCCGACCGAGGCGGTGATGGCGGTCAGCCCGGCGCCGGGCACCGAGGCGCCGTACGGCAGCGAGGTGACCATCCAGGTCTCCGAGGGCGTGCCGCAGGTGACCGTGCCCGACGTGTCCGGCGAGCGCGCCGCCGACGCCATCGCGACGCTGGAGGCGGCCGGGCTGGAGGTCACCACCTCGACCTTCATCACCGGCGACCGCGTGTACCGGCAGAGCCCGGGCCCGGGCACCGTCGTCGACCAGGGCAGCGAGGTCAACCTGCTGCTCAGCTTCGGGTGA
- a CDS encoding deoxyribonuclease IV → MSAAPSVPVGAHVQVAGGLATGGLRYTDDVGAQAVQVFVGNPRGWRRSAGDPAQDAAFVTGLAERGVPSFVHTPFLVNVGSPTPATVDRSIETIAADLARGVRLGVRGVVVHAGSAVDEDRYEAALRQLRERLLPVLDALPDDGPRLLVEPTAGGGRSLAATVEDLGPYLAALDMHPKVGVCLDTCHAWAAGHDLAAPGGTTATLDALEAAVGPGRLGLVHANDSLDARGSRRDRHTTIGEGSIGVGAFAELMAHPSMAGVPVVVETPSADRGHARDIALLCALRDGRPADEVPSAA, encoded by the coding sequence GTGAGCGCCGCGCCCTCCGTCCCGGTCGGTGCGCACGTCCAGGTCGCCGGCGGCCTGGCCACCGGGGGGCTGCGCTACACCGACGACGTCGGCGCGCAGGCGGTGCAGGTCTTCGTGGGCAACCCGCGCGGCTGGAGGCGGTCGGCCGGCGACCCGGCGCAGGACGCCGCGTTCGTCACCGGCCTGGCCGAGCGCGGCGTGCCGTCGTTCGTGCACACGCCGTTCCTGGTGAACGTCGGCTCCCCCACGCCGGCCACCGTCGACCGCTCGATCGAGACGATCGCCGCCGACCTCGCCCGCGGCGTGCGGCTCGGCGTGCGCGGCGTCGTCGTGCACGCGGGCTCCGCCGTCGACGAGGACCGCTACGAGGCCGCGCTGCGCCAGCTCCGCGAGCGGCTGCTGCCGGTGCTCGACGCCCTGCCCGACGACGGCCCGCGGCTGCTGGTCGAGCCGACGGCGGGCGGCGGCCGGTCGCTCGCGGCCACCGTCGAGGACCTCGGCCCCTACCTCGCGGCGCTGGACATGCACCCGAAGGTCGGCGTCTGCCTGGACACCTGCCACGCGTGGGCCGCCGGGCACGACCTGGCCGCGCCCGGCGGCACCACCGCCACGCTCGACGCGCTGGAGGCCGCCGTCGGCCCCGGCCGGCTCGGGCTGGTGCACGCCAACGACTCCCTCGACGCGCGCGGCTCCCGGCGTGACCGGCACACCACGATCGGCGAGGGCTCGATCGGGGTGGGCGCCTTCGCCGAGCTGATGGCGCACCCGTCGATGGCCGGGGTGCCGGTCGTCGTCGAGACGCCGAGCGCCGACCGCGGCCACGCCCGCGACATCGCGCTGCTGTGCGCGCTGCGCGACGGCCGCCCCGCGGACGAGGTCCCCTCCGCCGCCTGA
- a CDS encoding S8 family peptidase has protein sequence MPTRRTLAVGIVALATTGLGVTAGPAAAAPPDTGPRATYVVTVDRSTPPDRAAERARGMGGRVAHVYTAALTGFAVELPEAAAGRLSSIPGVVAVERDQVVTADGTQAGAPWGLDRVDQRDLPLDSTFGYTATGSGVTAYVIDTGIAYGHADFGGRAVSGYDAVDGGSADDCNGHGTHVAGTVGGGTHGVAKGVRLVGVRVLGCDGSGTTSGVVAGIDWVTAHHAAGAPAVANMSLGGGASTAIDNAVRSSIADGVTYAVAAGNGNSAGVAQDACASSPARVPAALTVGATDRTDTAAAFSNYGSCVDLLAPGVAITSAWHTGTTATNTISGTSMATPHVAGVAALYLSGSPTAAPAAVAGAVTAAATTNHVTMSRTATRAGTPNRLLFRTW, from the coding sequence TTGCCCACCCGCCGCACCCTGGCCGTCGGGATCGTCGCGCTCGCGACCACCGGCCTCGGCGTCACCGCCGGACCTGCCGCCGCCGCCCCGCCCGACACCGGCCCCCGCGCCACCTACGTGGTCACGGTCGACCGCTCGACCCCGCCCGACCGGGCCGCGGAGCGGGCGCGCGGCATGGGCGGGCGGGTCGCGCACGTCTACACCGCGGCGCTGACCGGCTTCGCCGTCGAGCTGCCCGAGGCCGCCGCCGGCCGCCTGTCGTCGATCCCGGGCGTGGTCGCCGTCGAGCGCGACCAGGTGGTCACCGCCGACGGCACGCAGGCCGGCGCGCCGTGGGGCCTCGACCGCGTCGACCAGCGGGACCTGCCGCTGGACTCGACGTTCGGCTACACCGCCACCGGCAGCGGCGTCACCGCCTACGTCATCGACACCGGCATCGCCTACGGCCACGCCGACTTCGGCGGCCGCGCGGTGTCCGGCTACGACGCCGTCGACGGCGGCTCGGCCGACGACTGCAACGGCCACGGGACGCACGTGGCGGGCACGGTCGGCGGCGGCACGCACGGCGTCGCGAAGGGCGTGCGGCTGGTCGGCGTGCGGGTGCTGGGCTGCGACGGCAGCGGCACCACCTCCGGCGTCGTCGCCGGCATCGACTGGGTGACCGCCCACCACGCGGCGGGCGCCCCGGCGGTGGCGAACATGAGCCTCGGCGGCGGGGCGAGCACGGCGATCGACAACGCCGTCCGCTCCTCCATCGCCGACGGCGTCACGTACGCGGTCGCGGCCGGCAACGGCAACTCCGCGGGCGTGGCCCAGGACGCCTGCGCCTCCTCCCCCGCGCGCGTGCCCGCCGCGCTCACCGTGGGCGCCACCGACCGCACCGACACGGCCGCCGCGTTCAGCAACTACGGCTCCTGCGTCGACCTGCTCGCCCCCGGCGTCGCCATCACCAGCGCCTGGCACACCGGCACGACGGCGACGAACACCATCAGCGGGACGTCGATGGCCACGCCGCACGTCGCGGGCGTCGCGGCGCTGTACCTGTCGGGCAGCCCCACCGCCGCCCCGGCCGCGGTCGCCGGCGCGGTCACCGCGGCCGCGACGACGAACCACGTGACGATGTCGCGCACGGCCACGCGGGCCGGCACGCCCAACCGGCTGCTCTTCAGGACCTGGTGA